The Bos indicus x Bos taurus breed Angus x Brahman F1 hybrid chromosome 10, Bos_hybrid_MaternalHap_v2.0, whole genome shotgun sequence genome has a segment encoding these proteins:
- the PSMB11 gene encoding proteasome subunit beta type-11: MVWLQPGFSLPSLFLHPTQLTDPCLAPSNLRWTPGMALQDVCKWQAPDTQETSPHLPQAGSWAVPRGWDPQAFLQTHGPRLAHGTTTLAFRFRHGVIAAADTRSSCGNYVECPASRKVIPVHQHLLGTTSGTSADCVTWYRVLQRELRLRALREGQLPSVAGAAKLLSVMMSRYRGLDLCVATALCGWDRSGPALFYVYSDGTCLQGNIFSVGSGSPYAYGVLDRGYRYDMSTQEAYALARRAVAHATRRDAYSGGSVDLFHVRESGWEYVSRHDAWVLYSELQKLPGPEKEWEEEATPDRAGEGREPSVGLAPGDLKVPTERL; the protein is encoded by the coding sequence ATGGTCTGGCTGCAGCCTGGCTTCTCCTTACCATCTCTCTTCCTCCACCCAACCCAGCTCACAGATCCCTGCCTTGCTCCTTCCAACCTTCGCTGGACCCCAGGGATGGCTCTGCAAGATGTGTGCAAGTGGCAGGCCCCCGACACCCAGGAAACGTCCCCTCACCTGCCTCAGGCTGGCAGCTGGGCTGTGCCCCGAGGCTGGGACCCTCAAGCCTTCCTGCAGACCCACGGCCCCAGGCTGGCACATGGTACCACCACCCTGGCCTTCCGCTTCCGTCATGGAGTCATCGCTGCGGCCGACACGCGGTCCTCCTGTGGCAACTACGTGGAGTGTCCAGCCTCACGCAaggtcatccctgtgcaccagcaTCTCCTGGGCACCACCTCTGGCACCTCGGCTGACTGTGTCACGTGGTACCGGGTGCTGCAGCGGGAGCTGCGACTGCGGGCACTGAGGGAGGGGCAGCTGCCCAGCGTGGCCGGCGCTGCCAAACTTTTATCAGTCATGATGTCGCGCTACAGGGGGCTGGATCTGTGCGTGGCCACGGCCCTGTGTGGCTGGGACCGCTCTGGCCCTGCCCTCTTCTATGTCTATAGCGATGGCACCTGCCTGCAGGGGAACATCTTTTCGGTGGGCTCTGGGTCTCCCTACGCCTATGGAGTGCTAGATCGCGGCTACCGCTACGACATGAGCACCCAGGAAGCCTACGCCCTGGCCCGCCGTGCTGTGGCCCATGCTACCCGCCGCGATGCCTACTCTGGGGGTTCCGTGGACCTCTTCCACGTGCGGGAGAGTGGATGGGAGTATGTGTCCCGCCATGATGCCTGGGTGCTGTACTCGGAACTGCAGAAGCTTCCAGGGCCAGAGAAGGAATGGGAGGAGGAGGCCACCCCCGACAGAGCTGGCGAAGGCAGAGAACCATCTGTGGGGCTGGCACCTGGGGACTTGAAGGTGCCCACAGAGAGGCTGTGA